Proteins co-encoded in one Eriocheir sinensis breed Jianghai 21 chromosome 5, ASM2467909v1, whole genome shotgun sequence genomic window:
- the LOC126984587 gene encoding C3 and PZP-like alpha-2-macroglobulin domain-containing protein 8 isoform X1 — MAASDMPDLGTNEEKEYRFRQLHGKTLRFQVKAAHDCHVAFTSGPEETDPMVEVFIGGWEGAASAIRFKKADDLAKVDTPDILNADEYREFWIAVDHDEVRVGKGGEWEPLLQAPIPEPFEITHYGYSTGWGATGWWQFFHDRTINTEDCLTYNFEPVYGDTFNFSVACSNDAHLALTSGAEETTPMYEIFIGGWENQHSAIRLNKEGRDTGDDMAKVETPDAVCCEEERKFWVSFRKGHIKVGYKDTAPFMEWTDPEPWKITHVGYCTGWGATGKWRLDI; from the exons ATGG CCGCCAGCGACATGCCCGACCTTGGCACgaacgaggagaaggagtacCGCTTCAGGCAACTCCACGGCAAAACTCTCCGCTTCCAG gTCAAGGCAGCGCACGACTGCCATGTGGCGTTCACGTCTGGCCCTGAGGAGACCGACCCCATGGTGGAGGTGTTCATCGGGGGCTGGGAGGGCGCCGCCTCTGCCATCAGGTTCAAGAAGG CTGACGATCTGGCGAAGGTGGACACGCCGGACATCCTGAACGCGGACGAATACCGGGAGTTCTGGATCGCCGTGGACCATGACGAGGTGCGCGTGGGCAAGGGCGGCGAGTGGGAGCCCCTGTTGCAGGCGCCCATCCCCGAGCCCTTCGAGATCACCCACTACGGCTACTCCACCGGCTGGGGCGCGACGGGCTGGTGGCAGTTCTTCC ATGACCGCACCATCAACACCGAGGACTGCCTCACCTACAACTTCGAGCCCGTCTACGGCGACACCTTCAACTTCAGCGTGGCCTGCAGCAACGACGCCCACCTGGCCCTCACCTCCGGCGCCGAGGAGACCACGCCCATGTACGAGATCTTCATCGGTGGCTGGGAGAACCAGCACTCTGCCATCCGTCTGAACAAGG AGGGACGAGACACTG GTGACGACATGGCGAAGGTGGAAACGCCCGACGCTGTGTGctgcgaggaggagaggaagttctGGGTGTCCTTCAGGAAAGGCCATATCAAGGTGGGCTACAAGGACACCGCCCCCTTCATGGAGTGGACCGACCCCGAGCCCTGGAAG ATTACTCACGTTGGCTACTGCACGGGCTGGGGCGCTACCGGCAAGTGGAGGCTGGACATTTAA
- the LOC126984587 gene encoding C3 and PZP-like alpha-2-macroglobulin domain-containing protein 8 isoform X2, giving the protein MAASDMPDLGTNEEKEYRFRQLHGKTLRFQVKAAHDCHVAFTSGPEETDPMVEVFIGGWEGAASAIRFKKADDLAKVDTPDILNADEYREFWIAVDHDEVRVGKGGEWEPLLQAPIPEPFEITHYGYSTGWGATGWWQFFHDRTINTEDCLTYNFEPVYGDTFNFSVACSNDAHLALTSGAEETTPMYEIFIGGWENQHSAIRLNKGDDMAKVETPDAVCCEEERKFWVSFRKGHIKVGYKDTAPFMEWTDPEPWKITHVGYCTGWGATGKWRLDI; this is encoded by the exons ATGG CCGCCAGCGACATGCCCGACCTTGGCACgaacgaggagaaggagtacCGCTTCAGGCAACTCCACGGCAAAACTCTCCGCTTCCAG gTCAAGGCAGCGCACGACTGCCATGTGGCGTTCACGTCTGGCCCTGAGGAGACCGACCCCATGGTGGAGGTGTTCATCGGGGGCTGGGAGGGCGCCGCCTCTGCCATCAGGTTCAAGAAGG CTGACGATCTGGCGAAGGTGGACACGCCGGACATCCTGAACGCGGACGAATACCGGGAGTTCTGGATCGCCGTGGACCATGACGAGGTGCGCGTGGGCAAGGGCGGCGAGTGGGAGCCCCTGTTGCAGGCGCCCATCCCCGAGCCCTTCGAGATCACCCACTACGGCTACTCCACCGGCTGGGGCGCGACGGGCTGGTGGCAGTTCTTCC ATGACCGCACCATCAACACCGAGGACTGCCTCACCTACAACTTCGAGCCCGTCTACGGCGACACCTTCAACTTCAGCGTGGCCTGCAGCAACGACGCCCACCTGGCCCTCACCTCCGGCGCCGAGGAGACCACGCCCATGTACGAGATCTTCATCGGTGGCTGGGAGAACCAGCACTCTGCCATCCGTCTGAACAAGG GTGACGACATGGCGAAGGTGGAAACGCCCGACGCTGTGTGctgcgaggaggagaggaagttctGGGTGTCCTTCAGGAAAGGCCATATCAAGGTGGGCTACAAGGACACCGCCCCCTTCATGGAGTGGACCGACCCCGAGCCCTGGAAG ATTACTCACGTTGGCTACTGCACGGGCTGGGGCGCTACCGGCAAGTGGAGGCTGGACATTTAA